From one Rhopalosiphum padi isolate XX-2018 chromosome 2, ASM2088224v1, whole genome shotgun sequence genomic stretch:
- the LOC132923473 gene encoding angiomotin isoform X2, protein MSSPRSKPIAYRSYSTKTQSTKVLSGEYSGSESESFDDTNDGRRTAIRQEPQGQETHKDFSLSSPSAYDTLIIHNDDGTRFSSGIPKYRYGNREEVKNQGHKNGGRQNVDMGVREITNIPDDYLNQSHVLKHLAKEVKVDPSKRDTNLSRWHDTDKNIWLPEYRPVPIRNLVKSKSQPNLGTGLLKIERSETDPMRHTLGNTRKDQKMLSIVDCLMMENKSLKIELESCHQKVAKSYRLEQEVSKVYRSHQELVESSERRERLERTARLKLQAEVRRLQEANRALRDQSLSSSNIVDSNQMVKRENMIAQLITQNKDLLAAKDRQEIELAAQRATLEEQRTHIDILDTALTNAQSNVVRLEEECRKKQVHVERVAQLQRALSSLQLASDRREQTERKLRLQLERELRNERARNNNASQDSSTENEPGESLPELKRMLREKDEKIMRLEGEVAKWEQRYLEESELRQAAIDAASVPKDAKIAALEKTGQESEKLIAEARSDKLKQMEEVHAAQKKVSELESRMKELESRLAERDAMIRVLQKKHSFEKDVSGSYPSICLSHHTPHSSLNTTDLTSDDLGFGSNNSYTSSVDSTYHHHHGNKYSSTNQSFDHKSLDDQLKELDSQLLNKASLIRALCREKRKHPNHYWRV, encoded by the exons ATGAGTTCGCCGAGAAGTAAGCCAATCGCATACCGTTCATACTCGACCAAAACACAGTCAACAAAAG TGTTAAGTGGTGAATATAGCGGCAGTGAGAGTGAATCATTTGATGACACTAACGATGGACGTAGAACAGCGATTAGACAAGAACCGCAGGGACAAGAAACACATAAAGACTTTAGTTTATCATCACCTTCCGCTTATGACACACTTATCATTCACAATGATGATGGAACTAGGTTCAGTTCTGGAATACCTAAATATCGTTATGGAAATAGGGAAGAAGTAAAAAATCAAGGACATAAAAATGGTGGACGACAGAATGTTGACATGGGTGTTAGGGAAATAACCAATATACCAGATGATTATCTCAATCAATCTCAT GTCTTAAAACATCTCGCTAAAGAAGTAAAAGTGGATCCATCAAAACGTGACACTAACTTGTCTAGATGGCATGatactgataaaaatatatggttaCCTGAGTATCGACCAGTTCCTATTAGAAATCTGGTTAAATCAAAGTCTCAACCAAATTTGGGTACAGGTTTGTTAAAAATTGAACGTTCTGAAACGGATCCCATGAGACACACACTAGGAAATACTAG AAAAGatcaaaaaatgttgtccataGTGGACTGTTTGATGATGGAAAACAAAAGTCTGAAAATAGAACTGGAATCGTGCCATCAAAAAGTTGCCAAATCGTACAGG cttGAACAAGAAGTGTCTAAGGTGTATCGCTCTCATCAAGAACTCGTGGAATCAAGCGAACGGCGGGAAAGACTTGAACGAACAGCACGATTGAAACTTCAAGCAGAAGTTAGGCGTTTACAAGAAGCAAACCGTGCTTTACGTGATCAATCATTGTCTTCCTCAAACATAGTAGATTCTAATCAAATGGTAAAACGTGAGAACATGATAGCTCAATTGATAACCCAGA ataaagaCTTATTAGCAGCTAAAGACCGCCAAGAAATTGAATTAGCTGCTCAACGTGCTACATTAGAAGAGCAACGCACTCATATTGATATTTTGGATACTGCGTTAACTAATGCTCAGTCTAATGTAGTTCGATTAGAAGAAGAATGTCGTAAGAAGCAAGTTCACGTGGAAAGAGTTGCTCAGCTTCAACGAGCATTGTCTTCTCTTCAACTAGCAAGTGATCGCCGTGAACAGACTGAGCGTAAACTTCGACTCCAGTTGGAGCGAGAACTGAGGAATGAACGTGCACGCAATAATAATGCTTCTCAAGATAGTTCAACTG aaaatgaaCCGGGTGAAAGCTTACCTGAATTAAAACGTATGTTACGTGaaaaagatgaaaaaataatgcgGCTAGAAGGTGAAGTTGCTAAATGGGAACAACGATACCTAGAAGAAAGTGAATTACGGCAAGCTGCTATAGATGCAGCAAGTGTACCAAA ggATGCAAAAATAGCAGCATTAGAAAAGACAGGTCAAGAAAGTGAAAAACTAATTGCAGAAGCACGTTCAGATAAGTTAAAACAAATGGAAGAAGTTCATGCAGCACAAAAAAAAGTCAGCGAATTAGAATCgcg GATGAAAGAGTTAGAATCTAGATTGGCAGAACGTGATGCAATGATAAGGGTGTTGCaaaaaaaacatagttttgAAAAAGACGTGTCTGGGTCATATCCAAGTATATGTCTTAGTCATCATACTCCACATTCAAGTCTTAATACTACAGACTTAACTTCTGATGACCtcg gtTTTGGCTCAAACAATTCATATACAAGTAGTGTGGACAGTACTTATCATCATCACCATGGTAATAAGTATTCATCTACAAATCAAAGTTTTGACCATAAATCATTAGATGACCAACTAAAAGAATTGGACTCGCAGCTATTGAACAAG GCTTCTCTCATACGGGCTCTTTGTCGCGAAAAGCGAAAACACCCCAACCACTACTGGAGGGTGTAA
- the LOC132923473 gene encoding uncharacterized protein LOC132923473 isoform X1 — translation MSSPRSKPIAYRSYSTKTQSTKVLSGEYSGSESESFDDTNDGRRTAIRQEPQGQETHKDFSLSSPSAYDTLIIHNDDGTRFSSGIPKYRYGNREEVKNQGHKNGGRQNVDMGVREITNIPDDYLNQSHVLKHLAKEVKVDPSKRDTNLSRWHDTDKNIWLPEYRPVPIRNLVKSKSQPNLGTGLLKIERSETDPMRHTLGNTRKDQKMLSIVDCLMMENKSLKIELESCHQKVAKSYRLEQEVSKVYRSHQELVESSERRERLERTARLKLQAEVRRLQEANRALRDQSLSSSNIVDSNQMVKRENMIAQLITQNKDLLAAKDRQEIELAAQRATLEEQRTHIDILDTALTNAQSNVVRLEEECRKKQVHVERVAQLQRALSSLQLASDRREQTERKLRLQLERELRNERARNNNASQDSSTENEPGESLPELKRMLREKDEKIMRLEGEVAKWEQRYLEESELRQAAIDAASVPKDAKIAALEKTGQESEKLIAEARSDKLKQMEEVHAAQKKVSELESRMKELESRLAERDAMIRVLQKKHSFEKDVSGSYPSICLSHHTPHSSLNTTDLTSDDLGFGSNNSYTSSVDSTYHHHHGNKYSSTNQSFDHKSLDDQLKELDSQLLNKRGLCCFPGFSHTGSLSRKAKTPQPLLEGVTGNFLGHRADDIMLLEKQGLCSQAQRQTQESRCGSLPPSSLPRPKRHRKSSSKVGEYGRLSDSDVKSKDVKKLGEYNHFNDSRKNSLNSLDTSSDASTAPNTPTECPSSVKFEPLERSLRQSPLPPDGRYRRSSHESDVTTSRESSWTGPRESSSRNSVNRESRSSITRESPTRAIMVGPRDSPGKSILDPPRVMARESPGRSFYKDTQRSFIPPPRKIDFGSLGTPDSNKISNIESKLRIFSPGGIQGRRGSLQRDGIYKGDSNNKNGVRSLPTPNKYRIQF, via the exons ATGAGTTCGCCGAGAAGTAAGCCAATCGCATACCGTTCATACTCGACCAAAACACAGTCAACAAAAG TGTTAAGTGGTGAATATAGCGGCAGTGAGAGTGAATCATTTGATGACACTAACGATGGACGTAGAACAGCGATTAGACAAGAACCGCAGGGACAAGAAACACATAAAGACTTTAGTTTATCATCACCTTCCGCTTATGACACACTTATCATTCACAATGATGATGGAACTAGGTTCAGTTCTGGAATACCTAAATATCGTTATGGAAATAGGGAAGAAGTAAAAAATCAAGGACATAAAAATGGTGGACGACAGAATGTTGACATGGGTGTTAGGGAAATAACCAATATACCAGATGATTATCTCAATCAATCTCAT GTCTTAAAACATCTCGCTAAAGAAGTAAAAGTGGATCCATCAAAACGTGACACTAACTTGTCTAGATGGCATGatactgataaaaatatatggttaCCTGAGTATCGACCAGTTCCTATTAGAAATCTGGTTAAATCAAAGTCTCAACCAAATTTGGGTACAGGTTTGTTAAAAATTGAACGTTCTGAAACGGATCCCATGAGACACACACTAGGAAATACTAG AAAAGatcaaaaaatgttgtccataGTGGACTGTTTGATGATGGAAAACAAAAGTCTGAAAATAGAACTGGAATCGTGCCATCAAAAAGTTGCCAAATCGTACAGG cttGAACAAGAAGTGTCTAAGGTGTATCGCTCTCATCAAGAACTCGTGGAATCAAGCGAACGGCGGGAAAGACTTGAACGAACAGCACGATTGAAACTTCAAGCAGAAGTTAGGCGTTTACAAGAAGCAAACCGTGCTTTACGTGATCAATCATTGTCTTCCTCAAACATAGTAGATTCTAATCAAATGGTAAAACGTGAGAACATGATAGCTCAATTGATAACCCAGA ataaagaCTTATTAGCAGCTAAAGACCGCCAAGAAATTGAATTAGCTGCTCAACGTGCTACATTAGAAGAGCAACGCACTCATATTGATATTTTGGATACTGCGTTAACTAATGCTCAGTCTAATGTAGTTCGATTAGAAGAAGAATGTCGTAAGAAGCAAGTTCACGTGGAAAGAGTTGCTCAGCTTCAACGAGCATTGTCTTCTCTTCAACTAGCAAGTGATCGCCGTGAACAGACTGAGCGTAAACTTCGACTCCAGTTGGAGCGAGAACTGAGGAATGAACGTGCACGCAATAATAATGCTTCTCAAGATAGTTCAACTG aaaatgaaCCGGGTGAAAGCTTACCTGAATTAAAACGTATGTTACGTGaaaaagatgaaaaaataatgcgGCTAGAAGGTGAAGTTGCTAAATGGGAACAACGATACCTAGAAGAAAGTGAATTACGGCAAGCTGCTATAGATGCAGCAAGTGTACCAAA ggATGCAAAAATAGCAGCATTAGAAAAGACAGGTCAAGAAAGTGAAAAACTAATTGCAGAAGCACGTTCAGATAAGTTAAAACAAATGGAAGAAGTTCATGCAGCACAAAAAAAAGTCAGCGAATTAGAATCgcg GATGAAAGAGTTAGAATCTAGATTGGCAGAACGTGATGCAATGATAAGGGTGTTGCaaaaaaaacatagttttgAAAAAGACGTGTCTGGGTCATATCCAAGTATATGTCTTAGTCATCATACTCCACATTCAAGTCTTAATACTACAGACTTAACTTCTGATGACCtcg gtTTTGGCTCAAACAATTCATATACAAGTAGTGTGGACAGTACTTATCATCATCACCATGGTAATAAGTATTCATCTACAAATCAAAGTTTTGACCATAAATCATTAGATGACCAACTAAAAGAATTGGACTCGCAGCTATTGAACAAG aGAGGTCTTTGCTGTTTTCCAGGCTTCTCTCATACGGGCTCTTTGTCGCGAAAAGCGAAAACACCCCAACCACTACTGGAGGGTGTAACTGGAAATTTCCTTGGCCACCGGGCTGATGACATCATGCTTTTGGAGAAACAAGGTTTGTGTTCACAAGCACAACGCCAAACACAAGAAAGCCGTTGTGGAAGTTTACCTCCTAGTTCACTTCCTCGGCCAAAACGACACAGGAAATCTAGCAGCAAAGTTGGAGAGTATGGTCGACTCAGCGATTCGGATGTCAAGTCCAAAGATGTGAAAAAGTTAGGTGAATACAATCATTTCAACGACAGCCGTAAGAATTCCTTGAATTCCCTAGATACATCTAGTGATGCTAGCACAGCTCCAAATACACCTACCGAATGTCCTTCTTCTGTTAAATTTGAACCATTAGAACGATCACTCAGACAATCACCTTTGCCACCAGATGGACGTTATCGTAGATCTAGCCATGAATCAGATGTTACTACCTCTAGAGAATCGTCTTGGACTGGGCCTAGGGAGTCTTCTTCTAGAAATAGTGTCAATAGAGAATCAAGATCTAGTATCACCAGAGAATCTCCAACTAGGGCAATAATGGTTGGTCCTAGAGATTCTCCAGGAAAGAGTATACTTGATCCGCCCAGAGTAATGGCTAGAGAATCTCCAGGCCGTTCTTTTTACAAAGATACTCAACGAAGTTTTATCCCACCACctagaaaaattgattttggaAGTTTGGGCACACCAGATTCAAATAAGATATCAAACATTGAATCTAAATTGAGAATATTTTCTCCGGGGGGAATTCAAGGAAGAAGAGGATCATTGCAAAGAGATGGAATTTATAAGGGAGATTCGAATAATAAGAATGGTGTTCGGTCACTGCCTACTCCAAACAAATATAGAattcagttttaa
- the LOC132923473 gene encoding autophagy-related protein 101 isoform X3, with the protein MNARSHCLELSVEGFQVDEAVSCLFHTVLLHRSLGKFCFAPDGTYTMGTVGLQDVDCDFIDFTYICCSSPHLDRKLRNDISEFSECLRRDNHTFGQITLEFFQKKKARWPFQSECTPWEVWNVRVDLLKICNETNRQISKEKISDSLSEKIIYIAEIMNRHEYLPSIPPQSELDLVFDTSFADIQPYLFKTNYLTSGANSPSVGSAVQKLIRDTLSLS; encoded by the coding sequence ATGAATGCACGTTCCCACTGCCTTGAGTTAAGCGTTGAAGGTTTTCAAGTAGATGAAGCTGTCTCCTGTCTTTTTCATACTGTACTTCTACATCGATCACTTGGAAAATTTTGCTTTGCTCCTGATGGCACTTATACCATGGGCACTGTAGGCTTACAAGATGTTGATTGCGATTTCATTGACTTTACATACATATGTTGTTCATCACCACATTTAGATCGCAAACTTCGAAATGACATTTCAGAATTTTCTGAATGTCTCAGGCGTGATAATCACACGTTTGGACAGATCACATTggagttttttcaaaaaaaaaaagctagaTGGCCATTTCAATCAGAGTGTACACCTTGGGAAGTGTGGAACGTGCGCGttgatttgttgaaaatttgtaATGAAACTAATAGACAAATATCTAAGGAAAAAATAAGTGACTCTTtgagtgaaaaaataatttatatagcagAAATAATGAATAGGCATGAGTACTTGCCAAGTATACCACCGCAGTCTGAATTGGATTTAGTGTTTGATACATCATTTGCTGATATTCAACCATACTTATTTAAGACAAATTATTTAACCAGTGGTGCAAATAGTCCATCAGTTGGATCAGCTGTTCAAAAACTCATACGAGATACATTGTCATTGTCTTAa